The Solibacillus daqui genome has a segment encoding these proteins:
- a CDS encoding response regulator: MRYFIVDDDRASRVMLSAIINDCELGTVIGEAVDGAEAIPQILMMHPDFVLIDLLMPNLDGIETIERLHQNGFKGLFIMLSQVVNKDMVAESYAKGIEFFIHKPINKVEVQMVLQRTAEQFRLKSSLQIIRQSLNNFEVPEIEHSKKTTREHIQSILNDMGIVAEVGSEEIINIIEQLLIEKHKIAPLPPLKEVYEKVAMLTKTTPDDIAKEIKAIEQRVRRTILAAMINLANLGIVDYTNAEFEYYTPRYFDLTDIRYLMQQIENNDQRKAKVNIKKFIQVLYSEIISKVN, translated from the coding sequence ATGCGCTATTTTATTGTAGATGATGATCGAGCAAGCCGTGTTATGTTAAGTGCTATTATTAATGATTGTGAATTAGGTACCGTTATTGGTGAAGCAGTTGATGGTGCCGAAGCCATCCCTCAAATTTTAATGATGCATCCAGATTTTGTGCTTATTGATTTATTAATGCCAAATTTAGATGGGATTGAAACGATTGAGCGACTACATCAAAACGGCTTTAAAGGGCTTTTCATTATGCTTTCGCAAGTTGTTAATAAGGACATGGTTGCAGAAAGCTACGCAAAAGGCATCGAGTTTTTTATTCATAAACCCATTAATAAAGTGGAAGTACAAATGGTTTTGCAGCGCACGGCAGAACAATTTCGCTTAAAAAGTTCACTCCAGATCATTCGCCAATCCTTAAATAATTTTGAAGTTCCTGAAATAGAACATTCAAAAAAGACAACACGCGAACATATTCAATCGATTTTAAATGACATGGGCATCGTCGCAGAGGTCGGCAGTGAAGAGATTATAAATATTATTGAACAGCTATTAATTGAAAAGCATAAAATTGCGCCTCTCCCTCCTTTAAAAGAGGTATATGAAAAAGTAGCGATGCTCACAAAAACAACACCTGATGATATCGCAAAAGAAATTAAAGCGATTGAGCAACGAGTGCGCCGAACGATTTTAGCCGCGATGATTAACTTAGCAAACCTTGGTATCGTGGACTATACGAATGCAGAATTTGAATATTATACACCGCGCTATTTCGACTTAACCGATATCCGTTATTTAATGCAGCAAATCGAAAATAATGACCAGCGGAAAGCGAAGGTAAATATTAAAAAATTCATTCAAGTCTTATATTCAGAAATTATTAGTAAAGTAAATTAG
- a CDS encoding ATP-binding protein yields METSQPRIKTTKSLLFMLLIALLTALGGEIKIIPFENVPFRFGLGSVIFFFALLVYSLPILWTGIFTALFVIIERSFLDVLLHNASFSTQVIEHLPAGVFYLTYALCFKFIQLDDLKKQPILLGLCGTAFEVISNTLEHVTTELLLTTEQETFSSLLIFIIVGLLRSFFVVGVYSMITLSEQKKQLQQLMAIHSELYVETLYIQKSMNQVEQLTANSYQLYKKLMPLDSALSKEALTIAQEIHEIKKDHERIYAGLAKITDTEYKTHFYLSDLLSFIVEANENYAIHLKKNISFTLICPDDFITKEHIALLAVLNNIMANAVEAIPKQGFITLSVLIQENITNFVIEDNGVGIEPTLLPIIFDVGYTSKFNEQGQASTGIGLSHTKTIIENLEGTITVASDNTTCFVINIPTINLRKGF; encoded by the coding sequence TTGGAAACATCACAACCGCGCATAAAAACAACGAAATCTTTATTATTTATGTTACTCATTGCCTTATTAACAGCACTTGGTGGCGAAATCAAAATTATTCCGTTTGAAAATGTGCCCTTCCGCTTTGGTTTAGGGAGTGTTATTTTCTTCTTTGCATTGCTAGTCTATTCTTTACCAATTTTGTGGACTGGCATCTTTACAGCACTTTTTGTCATCATTGAACGCTCTTTTTTAGATGTATTATTACATAATGCTTCATTTAGTACCCAAGTTATTGAGCATTTACCTGCAGGCGTATTTTATTTGACCTATGCTTTATGCTTTAAATTTATTCAGTTAGACGATTTAAAGAAGCAACCAATTTTACTTGGTCTTTGTGGAACGGCTTTTGAAGTAATATCTAATACATTGGAACATGTCACAACAGAACTTCTACTCACAACTGAACAAGAGACCTTTTCTTCGTTATTAATTTTTATTATCGTCGGATTACTACGTAGCTTCTTCGTTGTCGGCGTTTATAGCATGATTACACTAAGTGAACAAAAAAAGCAGCTACAGCAATTAATGGCAATTCATTCTGAGCTTTATGTAGAGACACTTTATATTCAAAAATCGATGAACCAAGTCGAGCAGCTAACCGCCAATAGTTATCAGTTATACAAAAAACTAATGCCCCTGGATAGTGCACTTAGTAAAGAAGCACTGACCATCGCGCAGGAAATACATGAAATAAAAAAGGATCATGAACGCATATACGCAGGGCTTGCTAAAATAACGGATACCGAGTATAAAACACATTTTTATTTGTCAGATTTACTAAGTTTTATTGTAGAGGCAAACGAAAACTACGCAATTCATTTGAAGAAAAACATTTCATTTACGCTCATTTGTCCAGATGACTTCATTACGAAGGAGCATATCGCGCTATTAGCTGTATTAAATAACATCATGGCCAATGCGGTCGAAGCCATTCCAAAGCAAGGTTTCATTACACTAAGCGTATTAATTCAAGAAAACATTACAAACTTTGTAATAGAAGATAACGGCGTCGGAATTGAACCTACATTACTACCGATTATTTTTGATGTTGGTTATACATCGAAATTTAACGAGCAAGGCCAGGCATCTACAGGAATTGGCCTATCTCATACAAAAACAATTATTGAAAACCTAGAGGGTACGATTACTGTTGCAAGTGATAATACAACGTGCTTTGTCATCAATATCCCAACGATTAATTTAAGAAAGGGGTTTTAA
- the dnaX gene encoding DNA polymerase III subunit gamma/tau: MTYQAFYRVYRPQSFREMSGQTHVKRTLQNALLASKTTHAYLFSGPRGTGKTSTAKIFAKALNCENAPAKEPCNECATCISITEGSHTDVIEFDAASNSRVEEMRDIIEKVRFAPADARFKVYIIDEVHMLSTSAFNALLKTLEEPPEHAVFILATTEPHKLPATIISRCQRFDFKRLSSIDIVERMKVVLEDIEMGYDEQALKSIAQASAGGMRDALSLLDQVVSFSNETVQLEDVLLVTGSVSQDAFYEITLSLQQKEVAQVLSRVEELISDGKEPLRLAEDFITFFRDLLLLKTDGTLEDLLEFISPEEKFVILAQDFDADTLYGFIDILAKTQQEMRFSHHTKIYLETALLKMAQYKASGNTQGVALAPELEGKVASLENRLGQLSQQLQNGGGPAVAKEQPRQRVRPQGNQYNAPTGRIQEVLKTATKSDLQKIKSTWALGLSSLQKSQAALLADAEPVAANASAFVVKFKYDIHCQMVADNNALVASFTGRIASEAGVQYELLCIPEPAWGTLRENFIRDNGLDQKNPTQDESADGLIEEPAFADEAELNAALDPLVIEAEQRFGKDFVDVVEE; the protein is encoded by the coding sequence TTGACATATCAAGCGTTTTATCGTGTGTATCGGCCACAGTCATTTCGTGAAATGTCAGGGCAAACACATGTAAAGAGAACCCTTCAAAATGCTCTCCTTGCTAGCAAGACTACGCATGCCTACTTATTTTCTGGCCCACGTGGTACCGGAAAAACGAGTACAGCTAAAATTTTTGCCAAAGCATTAAACTGCGAAAATGCACCTGCCAAAGAACCATGTAATGAATGTGCGACATGTATAAGTATTACAGAGGGCTCCCATACAGATGTCATCGAGTTTGATGCGGCATCGAACTCACGTGTAGAAGAAATGCGTGACATCATTGAAAAAGTCCGCTTCGCACCGGCTGACGCACGCTTTAAAGTGTATATTATCGACGAGGTGCATATGCTTTCTACAAGTGCCTTTAACGCGCTATTAAAGACGTTAGAGGAGCCACCTGAGCATGCAGTCTTTATATTAGCGACAACCGAACCTCATAAACTTCCAGCGACGATTATTTCTCGTTGTCAACGTTTTGACTTTAAGCGACTTTCTTCTATAGATATTGTAGAACGTATGAAGGTTGTGTTAGAGGATATCGAAATGGGTTATGATGAACAAGCATTAAAGTCGATTGCGCAGGCTTCTGCAGGGGGAATGCGTGATGCGTTAAGCTTACTTGATCAAGTCGTTTCATTTAGTAACGAAACGGTACAGCTTGAAGATGTACTACTTGTCACAGGTTCAGTTAGCCAAGACGCATTTTATGAAATCACATTGTCACTTCAACAAAAAGAAGTTGCACAAGTATTAAGTCGTGTGGAAGAACTGATTTCAGATGGTAAGGAGCCGCTACGTTTAGCAGAAGACTTTATTACTTTTTTCCGAGACTTACTACTATTAAAGACAGATGGAACACTAGAAGATTTATTAGAATTTATTTCACCTGAAGAAAAGTTTGTTATATTAGCACAAGATTTTGATGCAGATACATTATACGGATTTATTGATATTTTGGCTAAGACGCAGCAAGAAATGCGTTTTTCACATCATACAAAAATCTATTTAGAAACAGCGCTATTAAAAATGGCCCAGTATAAAGCGAGTGGTAATACACAAGGTGTAGCCCTTGCCCCGGAATTAGAAGGAAAGGTAGCCTCACTTGAAAATCGTTTAGGTCAGCTTTCTCAGCAACTACAAAATGGTGGAGGACCAGCTGTAGCTAAAGAGCAACCTCGCCAGCGCGTACGTCCACAAGGCAATCAGTACAATGCACCAACTGGTCGTATTCAAGAAGTACTAAAAACAGCAACAAAATCTGATTTACAAAAAATAAAATCGACTTGGGCGCTCGGCTTATCGAGCTTACAAAAGTCACAGGCGGCTTTACTTGCTGATGCAGAGCCTGTAGCGGCAAATGCGAGTGCTTTTGTGGTAAAATTCAAGTATGATATACATTGTCAAATGGTAGCAGATAACAATGCGCTTGTGGCGTCATTTACTGGCCGTATCGCTTCAGAAGCGGGTGTACAGTATGAGTTATTATGTATTCCAGAACCAGCATGGGGCACATTGCGTGAAAATTTCATTCGCGATAACGGTTTAGATCAAAAAAATCCAACGCAAGATGAATCAGCCGATGGATTAATAGAAGAACCTGCTTTTGCCGATGAAGCCGAGCTTAATGCAGCACTAGATCCGCTAGTTATAGAAGCAGAACAGCGCTTCGGAAAAGACTTTGTTGATGTTGTCGAAGAATAA
- a CDS encoding YbaB/EbfC family nucleoid-associated protein — protein sequence MRGMGNMQGMMKKMQKMQKEMVEAQEALNAQTFEGAAGGGMVKVVMNGQREMLEINLDDSVVDPEDIEMLQDLIVIATNEALKKVEETTNATMGKFTQGMNLPF from the coding sequence ATGCGTGGTATGGGTAATATGCAAGGCATGATGAAAAAAATGCAAAAAATGCAAAAAGAGATGGTTGAAGCACAAGAGGCTTTAAACGCTCAAACATTTGAAGGTGCTGCTGGTGGCGGTATGGTGAAAGTGGTAATGAACGGTCAACGTGAAATGTTAGAAATTAACTTAGATGATTCTGTAGTAGACCCAGAAGATATCGAAATGTTACAAGACCTAATCGTAATCGCAACAAACGAAGCGTTGAAAAAAGTTGAAGAAACAACAAATGCGACAATGGGTAAATTCACACAAGGAATGAACCTTCCTTTCTAA
- the recR gene encoding recombination mediator RecR has product MHYPEPISRLIDSFMKLPGIGPKTAARLAFHVLTMKEDTVTTFAKALVDAKRNLMYCSQCGHITDIDPCHICSDKQRDVTTICVVQDPKDVIAMEKMRDYQGLYHVLHGAISPMDGVGPEDINVASLLGRLHDERVQELILATNPTIEGEATAMYISRLVKPSGIRTTRIAHGLPVGGDLEYADEVTLSKALEGRREL; this is encoded by the coding sequence ATGCACTATCCAGAGCCAATATCAAGACTAATTGATAGCTTTATGAAACTACCGGGAATCGGACCCAAAACGGCTGCTCGCTTAGCCTTTCATGTATTAACGATGAAGGAAGATACAGTCACAACATTTGCAAAGGCCTTAGTCGATGCAAAACGTAATTTAATGTACTGCTCGCAATGCGGTCACATCACAGATATTGACCCATGTCATATTTGTTCCGATAAACAGCGTGACGTAACTACGATTTGTGTTGTACAAGATCCAAAAGATGTTATCGCTATGGAAAAAATGCGCGACTATCAAGGTTTATACCATGTATTACATGGGGCAATTTCACCGATGGATGGCGTAGGTCCTGAAGATATTAATGTCGCTTCATTGTTAGGGCGCTTACATGATGAGCGTGTTCAAGAGTTAATATTAGCGACAAACCCAACAATTGAAGGGGAAGCAACGGCTATGTATATTTCACGTCTTGTAAAACCATCAGGCATTCGTACGACACGTATTGCTCACGGCTTACCAGTAGGTGGAGACTTAGAATATGCAGATGAAGTAACATTATCAAAAGCATTGGAAGGCCGTCGCGAATTATAA
- a CDS encoding YaaL family protein: MFFSRKGKLKKEFDDKLVSSFKETKEALHSAKVIEELMDDYSLDVIAERKKAESIHFYLYKEARLRRVLIK; this comes from the coding sequence ATGTTTTTTTCGCGTAAAGGGAAACTTAAAAAAGAGTTTGATGATAAACTAGTTTCTTCTTTTAAAGAAACAAAAGAAGCATTACACAGTGCAAAAGTAATTGAAGAATTAATGGATGACTATAGCTTAGATGTCATTGCAGAACGGAAAAAGGCCGAAAGCATTCACTTCTACTTGTATAAAGAAGCGCGCTTACGTCGTGTGTTAATTAAATAA
- a CDS encoding pro-sigmaK processing inhibitor BofA family protein, whose product MRYIVIAICFVFLFLFFMNKEARGKVIEYLAWFWFKFAAVIALLFVINYIFSFVKWGVQLPINLFSVATITILGLPGIICVSFLMIMKKI is encoded by the coding sequence GTGCGTTACATAGTAATCGCGATATGTTTTGTTTTCTTATTTCTTTTTTTTATGAATAAAGAAGCTCGTGGGAAAGTAATTGAATATTTAGCGTGGTTTTGGTTTAAATTCGCCGCAGTCATTGCTTTATTGTTTGTTATTAATTATATTTTTAGTTTTGTAAAATGGGGGGTACAGCTTCCAATTAACCTATTTTCAGTAGCAACAATCACAATTTTAGGACTTCCAGGAATCATTTGTGTGAGTTTTTTAATGATAATGAAAAAAATTTAA
- a CDS encoding aminotransferase class I/II-fold pyridoxal phosphate-dependent enzyme, translating into MKNDRPIVQALKKFIANEPLSLHVPGHKNGLLSQLPNEIKRALTYDVTELTGLDDFHHPEEAILQAEQLLAQTYGANRSFFLVNGSTVGNLAMIYATCRQGDTVLVQRNAHKSIFHALQLVGVKPIYIAPKWDETSGTAGCIELETLANAIERYPYAKAVIFTYPTYYGLTAHDFKQQIEICHAAKIPVLVDEAHGAHLTVTEKLPTSALDLGADVVVQSAHKTLPAMTMASFLHVKSQFVSEEKINHYLRMLQSSSPSYLLLASLDDARSYVANYTESDFAYLMDKRKQFIESLTASTQLQVIEVDDALKLLVRAPGYTGFELKDALEKMNVYVELADTMQVLLILPLLKHGDSYPFADLRIRMKEAFIQLKDQPYKEQVEQRANYEMAAITSPGYTFEEIEQAQKEWIPYMRAIGRTAASTIIPYPPGIPLFVPGEKITVAKLSQLEELLAIGATFQGEHRLLEKLIYVIK; encoded by the coding sequence ATGAAAAACGATCGACCAATCGTCCAAGCATTGAAAAAATTTATAGCAAATGAACCACTATCACTTCATGTGCCAGGTCATAAAAATGGTTTGCTTTCACAATTACCAAATGAAATAAAACGCGCGTTAACATATGATGTAACAGAACTAACAGGACTTGACGATTTTCATCATCCAGAAGAGGCGATCTTACAGGCAGAACAACTACTTGCACAAACGTATGGTGCCAATCGTAGTTTCTTTTTGGTGAATGGTTCAACGGTAGGAAATTTGGCGATGATTTATGCTACGTGTAGACAAGGTGATACGGTGCTTGTTCAACGTAATGCGCATAAATCCATTTTCCATGCGCTGCAGCTTGTAGGTGTGAAGCCTATATATATCGCACCAAAATGGGATGAAACAAGTGGAACGGCAGGTTGTATTGAACTAGAAACGTTAGCAAATGCAATTGAACGTTATCCATATGCTAAGGCAGTGATTTTTACATATCCAACGTATTATGGTTTGACTGCTCACGATTTCAAACAGCAAATTGAAATCTGCCATGCAGCTAAAATCCCAGTGTTAGTTGATGAAGCGCACGGTGCACACTTAACGGTTACAGAAAAACTGCCAACTTCGGCACTAGATTTAGGAGCGGATGTTGTTGTGCAGTCCGCGCATAAAACATTACCTGCTATGACGATGGCCTCTTTTTTACACGTGAAATCACAGTTTGTGAGTGAAGAAAAGATCAATCACTATTTACGTATGCTACAATCAAGTAGTCCGTCGTATTTACTACTAGCGTCATTAGATGATGCACGAAGCTATGTGGCGAATTATACGGAAAGTGATTTTGCCTATTTGATGGATAAGCGTAAGCAATTTATCGAATCATTAACGGCATCAACGCAACTACAAGTAATCGAAGTAGACGATGCGTTGAAACTATTAGTACGTGCACCAGGATATACAGGTTTTGAATTGAAAGATGCACTCGAAAAGATGAATGTCTATGTAGAGTTGGCAGATACAATGCAAGTACTCCTTATTTTACCGTTATTAAAGCATGGGGATAGTTATCCATTTGCTGATTTACGTATTCGTATGAAAGAAGCGTTTATTCAATTGAAGGATCAACCATATAAAGAGCAAGTAGAGCAACGTGCGAATTATGAAATGGCGGCCATTACTAGCCCAGGTTACACATTTGAGGAAATTGAACAGGCCCAAAAAGAATGGATACCCTATATGCGTGCGATTGGACGTACTGCAGCATCGACGATTATCCCGTACCCACCAGGTATTCCACTATTTGTACCAGGTGAGAAAATTACCGTTGCAAAATTAAGTCAGTTAGAAGAATTATTAGCCATAGGCGCAACATTTCAAGGTGAGCATCGATTACTAGAGAAATTGATATATGTCATAAAATAA
- the tmk gene encoding dTMP kinase has translation MQRSLFITFEGGEGAGKTSVLQAIGERLNNRTDILFTREPGGIEIAEKIRSIILDPAHTAMHERTEALLYAAARSQHFYQKVIPALESGQHVLCDRFIDSSLAYQGYARGIGVDDVLAINEFAIGKRMPDVTIFFDIKPEKGLARIQATRADEINRLDAEGLAFHHKVYEGYEYVMERYPERFKVVNADQALEQVIEDVWMILNPILG, from the coding sequence ATGCAAAGAAGTTTATTTATTACATTTGAAGGCGGCGAGGGAGCTGGTAAAACAAGTGTATTACAGGCGATTGGTGAACGATTAAACAACCGCACAGATATTTTATTTACACGTGAACCAGGTGGTATTGAAATCGCCGAAAAAATTCGTTCGATTATTTTAGATCCAGCACATACAGCAATGCATGAACGTACAGAGGCGTTACTTTATGCAGCAGCGCGTTCGCAGCACTTTTATCAGAAGGTAATTCCAGCGTTAGAAAGTGGTCAACATGTATTATGTGACCGTTTTATAGATTCGTCATTAGCGTATCAAGGCTATGCGCGAGGAATTGGTGTTGATGATGTATTGGCGATTAATGAATTTGCAATTGGCAAGCGTATGCCAGATGTGACGATTTTCTTTGATATCAAACCGGAAAAAGGTTTGGCACGTATTCAAGCGACACGTGCCGATGAAATTAACCGATTAGATGCAGAGGGATTAGCATTCCACCATAAAGTATATGAAGGATATGAATATGTCATGGAGCGTTATCCGGAGCGTTTTAAAGTTGTCAATGCCGATCAGGCACTAGAGCAAGTAATTGAGGATGTGTGGATGATTTTAAATCCAATATTAGGGTAA
- a CDS encoding cyclic-di-AMP receptor yields MKLVVAVVQDQDSNRLSNALTKNNYRATKLASTGGFLRSGNTTFLIGTDDSLIPRLLDIIRENCRSREQMVAPVSPMGGNADSYIPYPVEVEVGGAIVFVLPIEQFHHF; encoded by the coding sequence ATGAAATTAGTAGTAGCTGTGGTGCAAGATCAAGATAGTAATCGTTTATCAAATGCATTAACAAAAAACAACTATCGTGCGACGAAATTAGCGAGTACAGGTGGTTTTTTACGATCTGGAAATACGACATTTTTAATTGGTACGGATGATTCTCTTATCCCAAGATTATTAGATATTATTCGTGAAAACTGTCGATCACGTGAGCAAATGGTTGCTCCTGTGTCGCCAATGGGAGGAAACGCCGATTCCTATATTCCGTACCCTGTGGAAGTTGAAGTTGGAGGAGCAATTGTCTTTGTTTTACCAATCGAACAATTCCACCATTTCTAG
- a CDS encoding YaaR family protein — MKINQDLRMNLNSNQNVRQNNQANNRFGEMVVKQGSKMQTEQLTRLIGDISAAGDRVARSRNLRELARFKMLVKRFLQEAVDYGLEMKQSHTWNRFGEGRRLKIVETIDEHLVELAEDILNEEKESIELLAKIGEIKGLLINLYM, encoded by the coding sequence ATGAAAATTAATCAAGATCTTCGTATGAATTTAAACTCGAATCAAAACGTACGTCAAAATAACCAAGCAAATAATCGCTTCGGTGAAATGGTCGTGAAACAAGGTTCGAAAATGCAAACGGAGCAACTAACGAGACTAATAGGTGATATTTCAGCGGCTGGTGATCGTGTCGCCCGCTCGCGCAATTTACGCGAATTAGCGCGCTTTAAAATGCTTGTGAAACGCTTTTTACAAGAGGCAGTTGATTATGGTCTAGAAATGAAGCAATCGCATACATGGAATCGTTTCGGTGAAGGACGTCGCTTAAAAATTGTCGAAACAATTGATGAGCATTTAGTCGAACTAGCTGAAGATATTTTAAATGAAGAAAAAGAGTCTATTGAGTTATTAGCCAAAATTGGCGAAATTAAAGGACTTTTAATTAATCTTTATATGTAA
- the holB gene encoding DNA polymerase III subunit delta' → MTRKIEQLTKLQPVVMKQLQTIVEKNRLAHAYIFEGEKGTGKRDVVSFFMKLLLCGNLSKNVPCETCRNCRRIDSGNHPNIKQIEPDGQFIKIDQVRDLIAEMKMTGVEEGKKIYVLHHADKLNVASANMLLKFLEEPDGQVVAILLTEQIQAIIPTIRSRCQHIKFAKAPREALIESLENLGVTASMAATLSMVTNDIDIAFELSKDEQFLLARKTVLKLVEIVHQNVHEALLFVHDEWLPLFKEKEAMEQALDLLLFAYRDMVAIKANRNSTCTYPDMYQRFNDITLTLTYDKLSRQMQSVLQARANLNRNMNRTLLVEQLMLNLQEGYTFV, encoded by the coding sequence ATGACACGAAAAATAGAACAGCTAACGAAGCTACAGCCTGTTGTAATGAAGCAGCTACAAACGATTGTCGAAAAAAATCGGTTAGCGCATGCATACATTTTTGAAGGCGAAAAGGGCACGGGTAAACGCGATGTTGTCTCGTTTTTTATGAAACTTCTCCTTTGTGGAAATTTGTCAAAAAATGTTCCATGTGAAACATGTCGAAATTGTCGAAGAATCGATTCAGGCAATCATCCAAACATTAAGCAAATTGAGCCGGATGGACAATTTATTAAAATTGACCAAGTGCGCGATTTAATTGCTGAGATGAAGATGACTGGTGTCGAAGAAGGTAAGAAAATTTATGTGTTACATCATGCCGATAAATTAAATGTTGCCTCAGCGAATATGCTTTTAAAGTTTTTAGAAGAGCCAGATGGACAAGTTGTTGCAATTCTATTAACCGAGCAAATTCAAGCGATTATCCCGACAATTCGTTCGCGTTGTCAGCATATAAAATTTGCTAAGGCACCGAGAGAAGCATTGATTGAAAGCCTAGAAAATCTAGGTGTTACAGCTTCGATGGCAGCGACATTAAGCATGGTAACTAATGATATAGATATTGCATTTGAGCTCTCAAAAGATGAGCAATTTTTACTTGCACGAAAAACAGTGTTAAAATTAGTAGAGATCGTTCATCAAAATGTTCATGAAGCATTATTATTTGTACATGACGAATGGTTGCCTCTATTTAAAGAAAAGGAGGCAATGGAACAGGCACTCGATTTGTTATTGTTTGCATATCGTGATATGGTAGCGATTAAAGCAAATCGAAATTCGACGTGCACATATCCTGATATGTATCAACGCTTTAATGACATCACATTGACATTAACGTATGATAAACTATCACGCCAAATGCAGTCTGTATTACAAGCGCGTGCGAATTTAAATCGTAATATGAATCGTACGTTATTGGTGGAACAGCTAATGCTGAATCTTCAGGAGGGGTACACATTTGTATAA
- a CDS encoding PSP1 domain-containing protein, translated as MYNVVGVRFKKAGKIYYFDPAAYILEVGEYVIVETARGIEYGKVVVPMRQVGENDVVLPLKQVVRPADERDRFQVEENAIESNRAFELASTKIIEHSLEMKLVDVEYTFDRNKIIFYFTAEGRVDFRELVKDLASVFRTRIELRQIGVRDEAKLLGGIGPCGRMLCCSTFLGDFDPVSIKMAKDQNLSLNPTKISGLCGRLMCCLKYENDDYEIAKEGMPDVGEMTMTPEGEGKVVGLNVLERLIQVYLTKHERMVEYTLDELLQGEKNLI; from the coding sequence TTGTATAATGTAGTCGGAGTTCGCTTTAAAAAAGCGGGTAAAATATATTATTTTGATCCAGCAGCTTATATTTTAGAGGTTGGAGAATATGTCATCGTAGAAACTGCACGCGGTATTGAATATGGAAAAGTAGTCGTGCCAATGCGTCAAGTCGGAGAAAATGACGTTGTTTTACCATTAAAGCAAGTTGTTCGTCCTGCCGATGAGCGCGATCGTTTCCAAGTAGAAGAAAACGCAATTGAGTCCAATCGGGCGTTTGAATTAGCGAGTACTAAAATTATTGAGCACTCGTTGGAAATGAAGCTTGTTGACGTAGAATATACATTTGATCGTAATAAAATTATTTTTTACTTTACAGCAGAAGGACGTGTCGATTTTCGGGAGCTTGTAAAAGATTTAGCGAGTGTTTTCCGTACACGTATCGAACTGCGTCAAATTGGTGTCCGAGATGAAGCGAAGTTACTAGGTGGAATTGGCCCATGTGGAAGGATGCTTTGCTGTTCGACATTTCTAGGTGATTTCGATCCAGTGTCGATTAAAATGGCAAAAGATCAAAACCTATCACTGAATCCAACGAAAATTTCAGGCTTATGCGGTCGTTTAATGTGCTGCTTAAAATATGAAAATGATGATTATGAAATTGCCAAAGAAGGAATGCCAGATGTTGGTGAAATGACAATGACTCCAGAAGGTGAAGGAAAAGTTGTCGGCTTAAATGTATTAGAACGATTAATTCAAGTATATTTAACGAAGCACGAGCGTATGGTTGAATATACCCTTGATGAGTTATTGCAAGGTGAGAAAAATCTTATTTAG
- the yabA gene encoding DNA replication initiation control protein YabA yields the protein MKDRNFLDTVMEFEQQLESMQQQFNALKQFVAHMMEEHQTLQTENLHLRTRLEELLAKEVSVDPQKAELKKEPVDIGEGYDNLARLYNEGFHVCHVHFGGSRKGEDCLFCLSFLNKQNG from the coding sequence GTGAAGGACCGTAATTTTTTAGATACTGTTATGGAGTTCGAACAACAGCTTGAATCAATGCAGCAACAGTTTAACGCGTTAAAGCAATTTGTTGCGCATATGATGGAGGAGCATCAGACGCTTCAAACAGAAAACCTTCACCTACGAACGCGTTTAGAGGAGCTATTAGCCAAAGAAGTAAGTGTAGATCCACAAAAAGCGGAACTAAAAAAGGAACCTGTGGATATTGGAGAAGGCTATGACAATTTAGCAAGGCTTTATAATGAAGGCTTCCATGTATGTCATGTGCATTTTGGTGGCTCACGTAAAGGTGAAGATTGTTTGTTCTGTCTATCGTTTTTAAATAAACAAAATGGTTAA